cagcaaatttctgggttatatcgtcagtgaacgaggaatcgaggctaacccggacaaggtacaggccatactcgacctggcggaccctgagtataaggtacatgtccagtgcctccaaggcaggttaaccgccctttctcgattcatctccaggctcactgacaggtgtgccccatttttcaaactcctcaaaacgactcacaagaaagtcatcaactggaacccagaatgtcagacggcgtttcaggccttgaaggattacctagcggcagtcccactactctctatccttgtgcaaggagagacactgttcatatacctagcggtatcgatatcagcggtgagttgcgccattgtccggcgggagggacaggacgagctcccagttttctaatctggcagaggcatgaacggggcagaaacaagatatccacccttggagcagctagctctcgcactcatcgttgccgccaggcgcctccgccaatattttcaagcacacacaatccatgtgctaactaatcaaccgctgagacaggtgatgcagaaccctgaacactcagggcgcctcagcaagtgggccatcgagctcagtgaatttgacttAGATTAcaggccaagaaccgccatgaagggccaggcggtagcggacttcatcgctgagctcaccgagcgtcagcccaatCCCGGCACGGAGgctgagcccgggacggaaatggtaaccgctgaggggccagctcccctacagtcagattggaacctgcatgtggacggctccgccagcgccaaggccagcggcgccggagtcattctgacaggaccagggggctgaacgtggaatacgcactgaaattcaacttcaaggcctccaacaatatggcggagtacgaagcactcattgccggcttactcctcgccatcgattcaggggctgacagtgtcaacatcttcagtgattcccagttggtcgttaaccaggtcaataacagcttccaggccaaggactaacagttagcggcatacttggggtacgttaagacactcctcaagaaattcaaatttcataacatcacacaaatccccagggaaaggaacgccaaggctgattcactggcaagactggcaaccgcccagccacatcagagtccagcggacacaagagtggagtgtcttgacaggtcaagtatcacaaaaaccctggcggagatcttcaatattgaggtcaataccagctggatggacaaagtcattgagtacaagcgcaacggcacattgccggaagacaaagttaaggcgcgacaactcaagcggagggcaacccgctacaacatccagaacggcaagctgtaccgccagggattcacccatcccaacctccgctgcctaaccccagaggagggaaaggttgtTCTGGcggcaattcatagcggagaatgcggaaaccactcaggcgccagatccttagccaatcgcacaatgcggcaaggctatttttggcctactctcggcgatgATGCCCGCCAGATGTCGAGAtcatgccacaaatgccaacaatttgctgatctcccacatgcaccggcggaaccactatcggtcatcatcgctccatggattcactcaacttggggcctggatctgatgggaaaatttcgaaccgccaagggccagttcaaatacatcatagttgctatcgactacaacagcaagtggatagaggcggagccactaacggcaataactaccgccaaggtaattcacttcctctggaagaacatttactgccgctacggtgtcccacacacaataatcacagacaacggcacacagttcaacaacaaggagctcatctctttcaccgccaacttgggtaccaagatgagttttgcatctgtcgcccaccccagaccaacggtcaggtcgaagcagcaaacaagataatcaaaaagctgctgaagaaaaaactcgacaaagcaaagggtctatgggcggagaaactcccggaagttctatgggccatcagaacaaccccaacttccgcaactggtgaaactcctttttgcatgatgttcggaacggaggctgtcctgcctattgaggttactcaacctaccgccagagtcgagggctaccgcccagaaaccaacactgacggcatcaacctggacaaggacctcctggaggaaaagcgacacaaggcccacttatgcaacctgcaaaacaagcagcgggtatcgcgtttctacaacgccagagtcaaagcccggaacctccaactggggactgggtaatgaaggaagtcattccaccgccaacaaagcttcgcccaacttgggaaggtccatacaaaattgtggaagttgttagcccaggcaccttctacttaatggacaaggatggcgtcacaacgacccacccttggaataccgaacaccttcggtattattacaaatagtcatgccgctacccaaaggcatcttgacttagctaaatttttgttcaatatttagctaagggaagctacccaacgggtactacccctcttttgtaaacgctgatcagtcagctatcaatgaaacgaggaattattcaaaccattgttaccaagtctagcactgatggcaactggcaacgccaggaatcgtcagcggaccacgtccgctacgttgtgcacttggaccaattttaattcctttaatgtttcattgcttggcaaaagaaaaatctctaagtcaaaactctagcggtacaaacatatcatgacaaacagcaaactttgaaatttcatttcagggttgagactccccacccaaagttGTTCATTACTTCAAATGTCGAAACTcagccaacaacaacaacaaaaaaaaaaaaaaaaaaaaaaaaaacacatgtaGGAGCTCAGCTCTTCGGGTTGGCTTCAACATCTCCACCTTTCGCAGGCGGCTGTGGTTGTGCGCGGCTTGTCTGGTCAGACCCTCTGGCGGTAGGGCTTGGAGTCTCTACGGTGCCATCCGGCCGAGTGTGTGCCGCCAGGAAACCAGCACGGGACACCTCTGACTGGGTAGGCAGAGGAGTCTGCTGAGAACCATCCGCTGGCTGTGCACCACTTTCCCCGCTTCCCGAGCGAACACCTTCAGGCTGGACAGGAACCGCAGCTTGCATCGGCGGAGCATTTTGGACTGGCAGAACAGGTGGTTGGGACGCCTtcgcaaagtcaatggcgcccctcTGCTTCAACATCTCCACGTTGGCTAGGGCGCCGGCCTTCGCCGATTCAGTCATCGCCTTtttgtactccgccgactgtTTGAATTTCTCCACAGCGGCGGCAGCGGCATGGGTCCCTTCGTCCCACAGGCGAGCTACCTCAGCCTCCAGTTTCGTCACCGCTGCTTgcttggcggcagactcccgctgcaggaTATCAATCTTTTTCTCCTTAGCGGCcacccgctcctgcagcagagaCGTGTCTTGTTCCATCCTGGAGATTTGGTTGTTCCGTTCCACGTCCCACCGGATTGCCACTTCCAACTTGCCGCGAGCATCCGCGGGGTCGCAATCCGCCTTCGTCAGGCGCCGCTCCACATCCGCCAGCCTGTCCTTGGCGTCCCCCAGCTCCCTCTCGAGACCGCTTATCTCGTCCCTGAGCTGCCGCTCAACCCCGGGCTGCTTCTGCGCCGCCATgaacatctcatgtagcccAACCGAAAGGTGACCAAAAGCTGAACTAAAGGGTGACCCGTCAATCGCCGTTGGGCGGGAAATCCCCGCCAGACCACCAAACCCCAGTATCTCGCAGAGGTGGTAGAGAAATCCCCGTTCATTGTCAGTCATGAACTCGGCATAggcggcaaacgagtccaggtCACTCGCAGGCGCCTCTTCTGCAGCGGCCACTGGCGCCTTCAGCGGAGCTTGGCGGGCCTTCTTTCGCTGGCGGACCCCGATAACctcagcatcatcatcatcctcctcgtCGGAGTCATTCTGCCGACGCTTCCGCAACAACCGCGTCTGTCCAGCGGCCGCAGGCCGTGGCCCCCGTTGCTGTTGACCCACCGTAGCGGCAGCCCCCGCCGGCCGCACCACCTTCTGTGGCCCACGTCGCACGTTGGGCACTCTCTCTGCCTGCGGCGCGGCGCCAGACCCCTCCTTTCCACCCCCCACATTGGCACCCGTCTGAGCAACGGGTAGGCCGTCGGCGCCAAGGTGGGAGTgcagcggcattggcagcaccaccggaacctcggatgggctcacCGCCAGCGTCACCGGGTCTATCACTGTCTTTTGAGCCGCATCCCTTGaggcatacatggcctccaaaaagttgtcaatctccgcgcggtccatggctttggcaAAGGCGTCACGGCTCCTAGCGTTACCTGGCGGCGTctctaaacaaacaaaaagcaacTCAGTCAACCACAGGGCCAAATTAACTAAGTGTACAAGGTAGAGGAGATTTCTTACCAACGGCGCGAGTCAatcgttgatcgaccaacagctcccaacCGGTAAGTAGGCGAAAGTCCAACaaattgcgattccgccagcaaccttgGATGCGCGCCACAcggcactcttcttcacgaGTCAGGATGTAGCGCAAGCCCACTGCAAAACAAGGATAAACGTTAGCAAGGTTCAAGACTAAGCACAATGTAAACCGCCAGCAATATTCAGCGGAGACCGACAAGccacctcggataggttggaactctgacttaatcctaaacgccgGTTCCCCGTCATTGGATTCCGCCTGatattcccaccccgtcgtggcaacgcaAAAGGTGTCCCGCCAATACGACATAGAATCCCTCAGGTTCTCTATCAACTTGGGggctccctggcggcgacttAGGTTCACTTGACCTCCGCAGCCCTGACGCTTCACATACGTCAGCTCATAGaaatgcagcacctccgccaagGTTGGTCCCTCACagccggacaaccgccacagcgaAGTCATCGCCAACATTaatcgccacatgttggggcagacttgcccaaaggctaggccgaactcgcacaccaagatctgaagaCTGGGCACGAGCGGTagtgtcactccctggcggaatatggcctcatGCACAGCGGCAAATCCCGGGCGAAGAATTGAAGCCTTTTCATCCACCGTCGGTGGACGCAGTTTAACAGCGCCGGGCAACCGAAACATCCGCTTTATCCGGTTGACATTGGCAACGGTCATCcgccctcccgcctcgtcaacaggaATCCCATCCGGAAGAACCCATGTCGATTCGGTATCCTCCCCTGTCGCATCTCCCCCGTCAGCGGAGCCACTCGCAGCGCTGTTACTTGCCAACCGCTCCTCACGCCTATTCTGAGCAGCGGCGGCCTCCCTGGCCCTAGAACTCTCGGGGAGCGAAGCACGACCCATTACtacttcccagggtatggtttgtagcggctcgatgtctagcggttctggcagtgaggttcctgcacgggcagacggacgcaacgagtcaataaaattcctatccgccgcgctgaatgacacgtcagacccggaatcctcactgctcgaaatctctacgacgctagccatccccaaccctaaaacccaaaccggtCAGTTTACACAAGATCTAGCCTTTACCTATATTCGTTTAGTGcaaaaacatcaagaacaattacccagaaaaataccaaaacaagaacaaacgcacactcaacccagattcgaccatctagcaaaacccaaaaccccaactctctgtcaaacaccataacctccctcaaatctctctctaCACCCTCAGAGAACACCAAAGAAGCAACATCACACCATTAACAGAagtagcaaaacccagaaaccaccattgcagattcaatgaaacaggaaaaggattcgaaataccaacctcacgtcgaagctgTGGCGTGCAActcgtcttcactgacagatatTTCGTCCTCTCGAGTCCGACAGCTCCACGAAAACTGGGGAATCTTCTCCGCAATTCacagacgaacaaggctcgaaggaggcgactcagatttgaagtttttccagaagtgtcgaaactcgctGAGTTCcctcccttttatgtcaacatcaggcAATCCTGAGCCATCCGCTAGaaaacgacatcacgtagcAACAGTACACGcgtcccacgtcttcactaactccccggattaaccgaggtgtcgcctcggttacgaaatccatcattgctcgcattaatgacgagaagacggctaggcgtaggaggcaagcctccagacgctaaccctctaggagttggccacgtgtcaaccgtcgtctccttcagcttccaagggaagtaacCACTTGAGAAGAAAACCCCCAACCATTGGAAGTctctgctgagcgaaaccccgccagcggatcttcacttgtcatcctccaagtggagtctccgctgagcgaaccccgccagcggatcttcacttgtcatcctccaagtggagtctccgctgaacgaaaccccgccagcggatcttcacttgtcattctccaagtgacggagtctccgctgagcgaaaccccgccagcggatcttcacttgtcatcctccaagtggagtctccgctgagcgaaaccccgccagcagattttctcacttgtcatctcccaggtgacagtccactgagcgaaaccccgccagcggaacttctcttgtCACCACCGAAGTCTCCAACGGAACTTCTCTTGTCattcggtaaacggggcgtcctccgctacatagcacaccgc
This portion of the Rosa chinensis cultivar Old Blush chromosome 1, RchiOBHm-V2, whole genome shotgun sequence genome encodes:
- the LOC121049280 gene encoding uncharacterized protein LOC121049280 — translated: MGRASLPESSRAREAAAAQNRREERLASNSAASGSADGGDATGEDTESTWVLPDGIPVDEAGGRMTVANVNRIKRMFRLPGAVKLRPPTVDEKASILRPGFAAVHEAIFRQGVTLPLVPSLQILVCEFGLAFGQVCPNMWRLMLAMTSLWRLSGCEGPTLAEVLHFYELTYVKRQGCGGQVNLSRRQGAPKLIENLRDSMSYWRDTFCVATTGWEYQAESNDGEPAFRIKSEFQPIRVGLRYILTREEECRVARIQGCWRNRNLLDFRLLTGWELLVDQRLTRAVETPPGNARSRDAFAKAMDRAEIDNFLEAMYASRDAAQKTVIDPVTLAVSPSEVPVVLPMPLHSHLGADGLPVAQTGANVGGGKEGSGAAPQAERVPNVRRGPQKVVRPAGAAATVGQQQRGPRPAAAGQTRLLRKRRQNDSDEEDDDDAEVIGVRQRKKARQAPLKAPVAAAEEAPASDLDSFAAYAEFMTDNERGFLYHLCEILGFGGLAGISRPTAIDGSPFSSAFGHLSVGLHEMFMAAQKQPGVERQLRDEISGLERELGDAKDRLADVERRLTKADCDPADARGKLEVAIRWDVERNNQISRMEQDTSLLQERVAAKEKKIDILQRESAAKQAAVTKLEAEVARLWDEGTHAAAAAVEKFKQSAEYKKAMTESAKAGALANVEMLKQRGAIDFAKASQPPVLPVQNAPPMQAAVPVQPEGVRSGSGESGAQPADGSQQTPLPTQSEVSRAGFLAAHTRPDGTVETPSPTARGSDQTSRAQPQPPAKGGDVEANPKS